The following coding sequences lie in one Desulfatiglans sp. genomic window:
- a CDS encoding DegT/DnrJ/EryC1/StrS family aminotransferase: MPGYEIIGQEEIEEVQKALSKKMLLRYEHKENSKVLEFERNFAKYCNAGYALAVSSGTAALRVALAALGVGPGDEVITQGFTFIATWESILDAGAVPVFAEIDDTLCLDPKDLEKKITPKTKAIIPVHMCGSHANIEEIMRVADKHGIPVLEDTAQSTGGSCNGRALGTFGSFGTFSFDAVKTLTTGEGGIVLTNDKALHTKASEYSDHGHDHNPNVSRGLEKRSYIGFNYRMMELQGALGVAQLKKLDNILKIQRGNKARIKETLSQFRDITFRHIPDPSGDTATFMIFLLPDEKRAREFNKIMAAEGYGAVYWYDNDWHYYERWEHLIGGKSLTRTGYPFKTPEGQTRCSYDKNALPKTAAIMSRALTIQITLNMEEKMPGLLKAIEKAGRGV, encoded by the coding sequence ATGCCAGGATATGAGATTATAGGACAGGAAGAGATTGAAGAGGTACAGAAGGCCTTATCAAAAAAGATGCTGCTCAGGTATGAGCATAAAGAAAACAGCAAGGTGCTGGAATTTGAGCGTAATTTCGCCAAATACTGCAATGCAGGCTATGCCCTTGCAGTATCATCCGGGACTGCGGCTTTAAGGGTAGCCCTTGCTGCGCTCGGTGTAGGGCCGGGTGATGAGGTTATTACACAGGGATTCACATTTATCGCCACATGGGAGTCTATCCTGGATGCAGGCGCAGTGCCTGTATTTGCAGAGATAGATGATACCCTGTGCCTTGATCCCAAGGATCTTGAAAAAAAAATAACCCCTAAAACAAAGGCGATTATCCCTGTCCATATGTGCGGTTCACACGCAAATATAGAGGAGATAATGAGGGTAGCTGATAAACACGGCATACCTGTACTTGAGGATACAGCACAATCTACCGGGGGCAGTTGCAATGGCAGGGCGCTTGGTACATTTGGCAGCTTTGGCACCTTTTCGTTTGATGCGGTCAAGACTCTGACCACCGGTGAAGGCGGCATAGTACTTACAAATGATAAGGCATTGCACACAAAGGCATCAGAGTACTCTGACCACGGGCATGATCACAACCCAAATGTCTCAAGGGGGCTTGAGAAACGCAGCTATATAGGCTTTAATTACCGAATGATGGAGCTTCAGGGGGCGCTGGGTGTTGCACAGCTTAAAAAGCTCGATAATATCCTTAAGATACAGAGAGGCAACAAGGCAAGAATTAAAGAAACACTTTCACAGTTCAGGGATATTACATTCCGCCATATACCTGACCCATCCGGTGACACCGCAACATTTATGATATTTCTACTGCCTGATGAAAAACGTGCAAGGGAATTCAATAAAATCATGGCTGCTGAGGGTTATGGCGCTGTATACTGGTATGATAATGACTGGCACTATTATGAGAGGTGGGAGCATCTGATTGGGGGTAAAAGCCTGACAAGAACAGGGTATCCCTTTAAAACCCCTGAAGGCCAGACAAGATGCAGCTATGATAAAAATGCCCTGCCCAAAACAGCAGCCATAATGTCAAGGGCCCTTACCATTCAGATTACCCTGAATATGGAAGAGAAGATGCCGGGGCTGTTAAAGGCAATAGAAAAGGCAGGGAGGGGTGTATAA